The following are from one region of the Vanessa cardui chromosome 3, ilVanCard2.1, whole genome shotgun sequence genome:
- the LOC124543655 gene encoding organic cation transporter protein-like, with translation MNKDGKVQNSERVNLDTLLKNDIGEFGRFQQRMVCLAALIVIFIGWSSSEYLFTVARINTRCLIPECEGTEDATFSPPWVLNAIPASGSSFDNCQRFAASEVISNLTKEVCPTEMFNRDRLINCDKFVYEDTYSIVYEFNLACDEWRRTLVGSMRTLGTLAALPLIGFISDRWGRRTAVVVSSINAAWLGLARYWVNSYTGFLILQVVEAMLGSGGFSSFYIFLMETTGPKYRVVAGALMTTFFAVGQMTTGLIAWGVPDWRNFTLTLYIPQFLTIAYLWIMPESARWYISKGRYDEAENVLKKAARVNKKELSYKSLQALRDNAEEKKRNNEILKRQKTQEPCLAVQVFRHKPILIRVIVSPLWWITSTLTYYGLSINAVNMVGNRYLNFVLVTAVEIPGYWTSMFLMGKVGRKPVLIGAYWVCALCQVGYVFMPDGLYGLSLTIYLIGKFSISMVISAIYIYTAELYPTKHRHSLFAFSSMIGRIGSIFAPLTPALGAAVWDQLPFVLFGGFALLSGALVMITPETLGTKLPDTMEEASKIGKISN, from the exons ATGAATAAAGACGGCAAGGTACAGAACAGTGAGCGAGTGAATCtagatacattattaaaaaatgacatCGGAGAGTTTGGAAGATTTCAACAGAGGATGGTGTGCCTGGCCGCTCTGATCGTCATTTTCATAGGATGGTCGTCCAGTGAGTACCTCTTCACGGTAGCTCGGATTAACACGAG ATGCCTCATCCCTGAATGTGAAGGAACAGAGGACGCGACGTTTTCACCACCTTGGGTGCTGAACGCAATACCAGCGAGCGGCAGCTCGTTCGACAATTGTCAAAGATTCGCTGCGTCTGAAGTTATATCTAACTTGACAAAGGAAGTGTGCCCAACGGAAATGTTCAACCGTGACCGACTTATTAATTGTGACAAATTCGTTTACGAAGACACTTACTCAATTGTTTATGAG tttaatttaGCTTGCGATGAATGGCGCCGAACGCTTGTTGGGTCGATGCGGACGCTGGGCACTCTAGCGGCTCTTCCACTGATCGGTTTCATTTCGGATCGCTGGGGTCGCCGTACTGCTGTCGTCGTAAGTTCCATTAATGCTGCCTGGCTGGGACTCGCCAGATATTGGGTTAACTCGTACACAGGATTTCTTATACTGCAAGTAGTCGAAGCCATGTTAGGTTCTGGAGGATTTTCAagcttttacatttttt TGATGGAGACCACAGGACCTAAATACAGAGTCGTGGCTGGCGCTCTTATGACTACTTTCTTCGCCGTCGGACAGATGACAACAGGTCTCATCGCATGGGGTGTTCCTGACTGGAGAAATTTTACTCTGACTTTGTATATTCCTCAATTTCTTACAATCGCGTATTTGTGGATTATGCCGGAGTCAGCTCGATGGTACATCAGCAAGGGTCGGTATGACGAGGcagaaaatgtattaaaaaaagctgcacgtgttaataaaaaagaacTGTCTTATAAATCTCTCCAAGCCTTAAGAGATAATGCGGAGGAGAAAAAACGAAATAATGAAATACTAAAAAGACAAAAAACACAGGAACCCTGTCTTGCTGTTCAAGTATTTCGTCATAAGCCAATTTTGATTCGAGTAATTGTGTCTCCGCTGTGGTGGATCACGAGTACGTTGACATACTACGGGTTGTCTATTAACGCCGTAAACATGGTGGGCAATAGGTATCTCAATTTTGTACTAGTAACAGCAGTGGAAATCCCAGGCTACTGGACGTCTATGTTTCTGATGGGGAAAGTTGGCAGGAAGCCCGTGCTTATTGGAGCATATTGGGTTTGTGCTCTTTGTCAGGTTGGATACGTTTTTATGCCGGATG GTCTTTACGGACTTTctttaactatatatttaattggaaaATTCAGTATTTCTATGGTGATCTCAGCAATTTACATTTACACAGCTGAACTGTACCCTACTAAGCACAGACACTCCCTTTTTGCATTTTCTTCTATGATAGGAAGAATTGGATCTATCTTTGCGCCTCTGACACCGGCTTTG GGTGCGGCGGTATGGGACCAACTGCCTTTTGTCTTATTTGGAGGCTTCGCGTTGCTATCCGGTGCGCTAGTAATGATAACCCCGGAAACTCTTGGTACAAAGTTACCGGATACTATGGAAGAAGCGTCTAAAATAGGCAAAATTAGTAACTAG
- the LOC124543929 gene encoding organic cation transporter protein-like: MSAQSNVADEPDGQFNLDGILSELGSFGKYQLFLLLLLAFRDSFLNMCNFNYVFTAAEVPFRCRIPECETSVLGLNASWANFETPNATCRRPVLAAPLNLNSCDPRMFQSNHTTECDDVAYEDYNSIVAEFDLGCQPWKRTLIGTVHNLGLVFSFVVSGFISDRYGRKVIIVGTPLMVGIAGLLKSFALDYWTLLVLEFLETVLGYGNASMVLSLESVSQKSRVAFSCISDILSSLGGAFFGLIAWKIPYWRHMMRAIYAPLLIVVFYIFLVDEGVRWLLAHNRKDEAVRVLNKVAKINNITLSNKAKEMLTKITEERNKADEVGETAQLERPKISSVLRSKTILVRMAIIAACLFWCMFVYSGALINSTSISGSKYLNFSTMMLVSVPPRIITALTLTKFGRKTPICVAYCLCSLFFMASAFVPKSIWWASVIFYMAGKMCSSYGIFSVQVVAMELFPTTSRNSLTNIATTVGRLGSVLAPQTPLLEQFMPGLPSVVFSLAALGPALLALSLPDTSRMVLPDRICDAERIDAANDTNTNTNISNA; encoded by the exons ATGTCAGCCCAATCGAATGTCGCGGACGAGCCCGACGGCCAGTTCAACCTGGACGGGATCCTGAGCGAGCTGGGCAGCTTCGGCAAGTACCAGCTGTTCCTGTTGCTGCTGCTCGCCTTCCGAGACTCGTTCCTCAACATGTGTAACTTCAATTACGTCTTCACTGCAGCCGAGGTTCCTTTCAG ATGTCGTATACCAGAATGCGAGACGTCGgtgctgggtttgaacgcgtCGTGGGCCAATTTCGAGACCCCTAACGCCACGTGCCGTCGGCCCGTGCTCGCCGCGCCGCTGAACCTCAACTCCTGCGACCCGAGGATGTTTCAGAGCAATCACACGACCGAGTGCGATGACGTGGCTTACGAGGATTACAACAGTATTGTTGCTGAG TTCGATTTGGGCTGCCAACCGTGGAAGAGAACGCTTATCGGAACCGTCCACAATCTAGGACTGGTTTTTTCATTCGTAGTTTCTGGATTTATATCAGACAg ATATGGCAGGAAAGTGATAATAGTTGGCACGCCACTGATGGTTGGTATCGCGGGCCTCCTGAAGTCTTTTGCGCTCGATTACTGGACTCTGCTCGTGCTAGAGTTCTTAGAGACTGTACTGGGATATGGCAACGCTTCGATGGTTTTGT CTCTAGAGTCAGTAAGTCAAAAGAGCAGGGTAGCGTTTTCCTGCATATCTGACATTTTATCGAGTCTTGGTGGAGCGTTCTTTGGACTCATCGCGTGGAAAATTCCTTACTGGAGACATATGATGCGCGCCATTTATGCGCCACTTTTAATTGTG GTGTTCTACATATTTCTCGTCGACGAAGGAGTTAGATGGCTTTTAGCTCATAACAGAAAGGATGAAGCAGTCCGCGTACTCAATAAAGTagcgaaaattaataatatcacgCTTTCCAATAAAGCTAAGGAAATGCTAACGAAGATAACGGAAGAGAGAAATAAAGCAGACGAG GTTGGTGAGACAGCTCAACTAGAAAGGCCCAAAATCTCATCAGTCCTTCGATCAAAAACTATTCTCGTCCGAATGGCAATCATAGCTGCTTGCTTGTTTTGGTGTATGTTCGTATACAGCGGCGCCTTGATTAACTCCACCAGCATTTCGGGCAGCAAATACCTCAATTTTTCTACCATGATGCTAGTGTCAGTACCGCCAAGAATTATTACAGCTTTGACGTTAACAAAGTTTGGTAGAAAAACGCCCATTTGTGTCGCGTACTGTTTGTGTTCACTGTTCTTTATGGCGTCCGCTTTTGTGCCTAAAT CTATCTGGTGGGCTTCTGTGATTTTCTACATGGCGGGTAAGATGTGCAGCAGTTATGGCATCTTCTCAGTACAAGTAGTGGCGATGGAGCTATTTCCAACGACGTCCCGCAACTCTCTGACCAACATCGCCACCACTGTCGGCCGGCTCGGCTCTGTGTTAGCTCCGCAAACACCATTGCTA GAACAGTTTATGCCCGGTCTGCCCAGCGTGGTGTTCTCTTTAGCAGCGCTGGGTCCGGCGCTGCTGGCTCTCTCCCTCCCAGACACGAGTCGCATGGTGCTGCCTGACAGGATCTGTGACGCCGAGCGCATTGATGCTGCGAATGACACCAACACTAATACTAATATCAGCAACGCATGA